A region of Cellulophaga sp. RHA19 DNA encodes the following proteins:
- a CDS encoding helix-turn-helix transcriptional regulator yields the protein MDVLDHFTELVNKHFITQHEISFYEKELGLKPKYLSKLAKKNNLQPPCQVLLEKQITHGKQLLKQTDKTIKEIAFEMNFEDHFYFSKVFKRKTGQTPTEYRSSLK from the coding sequence ATGGATGTTTTAGATCATTTTACAGAATTAGTAAATAAGCACTTTATTACACAACACGAGATTTCTTTTTATGAAAAAGAACTTGGTTTAAAACCTAAGTATTTAAGTAAACTTGCTAAAAAAAATAATTTACAACCACCTTGTCAAGTTTTATTAGAAAAGCAAATAACACACGGCAAACAATTGCTAAAACAAACAGATAAAACCATTAAAGAAATTGCTTTTGAAATGAACTTTGAAGATCATTTTTATTTTAGTAAAGTATTTAAACGCAAAACTGGGCAAACACCTACAGAATACAGAAGTTCTTTAAAGTGA
- a CDS encoding carboxymuconolactone decarboxylase family protein — protein sequence MKNFTKHSIESAPEASKELLKYGEQKYGAVPNLFKYMAGAPASLEAYNSLFKIFSTTSFTAGEQHLILLAASVVNKCDYCTAAHTRAAKANGVASKTLNAIRKQKQLEDTRLDVLVNITKKITETRGNVSKNDLEVFYNAGFSPENIMEIIVGVSLKTLSNYINHITENVINESLEPFAVGKEIED from the coding sequence ATGAAAAATTTTACAAAGCATAGCATAGAAAGCGCTCCAGAAGCATCTAAAGAACTCTTAAAATACGGAGAGCAAAAATACGGAGCTGTGCCTAACTTGTTTAAATATATGGCTGGCGCACCTGCATCTTTAGAAGCGTATAACAGTTTATTTAAAATATTTTCTACTACGTCTTTTACAGCTGGTGAGCAACACCTAATATTACTTGCTGCAAGTGTTGTTAACAAATGTGATTATTGTACTGCTGCACATACTAGAGCCGCTAAAGCAAATGGTGTAGCATCTAAAACCCTAAATGCTATACGCAAACAAAAACAGCTAGAAGACACTAGGTTAGATGTACTTGTAAATATTACCAAAAAAATTACAGAGACCAGAGGTAACGTTTCTAAAAACGATTTAGAGGTTTTTTACAATGCAGGTTTTTCCCCAGAAAATATAATGGAAATTATTGTTGGCGTATCCTTAAAAACCCTAAGTAACTACATTAACCACATTACAGAAAATGTGATAAACGAATCTTTAGAACCTTTTGCGGTTGGTAAAGAAATTGAAGATTAA
- a CDS encoding SGNH/GDSL hydrolase family protein, with amino-acid sequence MKHIVYTCFLAILFLTSCKTNSRTLITNANKDITYWGRVDTTATDSTDLHWSGTSIKLNFEGSDIEALLQDEKGENYYNILVDNDSTKLLRLDTTKRYYTLARNLKKGKHTVELFKRTEWDKGKTSFFGFKLNKKGKILPKDTPKTRKIEFYGNSITAGYAVEDYTGNDRPDSTYTNNYLSYAAITARHFNAEYRAICKSGIGITVSWFPIIMPELYNRLNPNNKNSLWDFSLYQPDIVVVNLFQNDSWIVNMPKNEEFKHRFGNKKPEDDFFVTAYQNFITSLRKEYPNAKIICALGAMNATKEDSKWMSFISKAATKLADKNVYTHFMPYKNTPGHPSIKEQEDMAKSLITFIDKNIDW; translated from the coding sequence ATGAAACATATAGTTTATACCTGTTTTCTAGCAATTTTGTTTTTAACGTCTTGTAAAACCAATTCAAGAACCTTAATAACCAATGCAAACAAAGACATTACATATTGGGGAAGAGTAGATACTACTGCGACAGATAGTACAGATTTACATTGGTCTGGCACATCTATAAAATTAAATTTTGAAGGTTCCGATATAGAAGCCTTATTACAAGATGAAAAAGGAGAAAACTACTATAATATTCTTGTAGATAATGACAGCACTAAATTATTACGATTAGATACTACAAAACGTTATTATACACTTGCCCGTAATTTAAAAAAAGGAAAGCATACTGTAGAGTTGTTTAAAAGAACAGAATGGGATAAAGGCAAAACAAGCTTTTTTGGTTTTAAACTGAATAAAAAAGGTAAAATACTACCAAAAGACACACCTAAAACCAGAAAAATTGAATTTTACGGAAACTCTATTACTGCTGGTTATGCTGTTGAAGATTATACTGGCAATGACAGACCAGATAGTACATACACCAACAATTATTTAAGTTACGCTGCTATTACAGCCAGACATTTTAATGCCGAATACAGAGCTATTTGCAAAAGCGGAATTGGAATTACTGTAAGCTGGTTTCCCATAATAATGCCAGAGCTATACAATAGGCTAAATCCTAATAATAAAAACAGCTTATGGGATTTTTCTTTGTACCAGCCAGATATAGTTGTTGTAAATTTATTTCAGAATGATTCTTGGATAGTGAATATGCCAAAAAATGAAGAATTTAAACATAGGTTTGGGAACAAAAAACCAGAAGACGACTTTTTTGTTACTGCCTACCAAAACTTTATTACTAGCCTAAGAAAAGAATATCCTAATGCTAAAATTATATGTGCTTTAGGAGCTATGAATGCTACAAAAGAAGACTCTAAATGGATGAGTTTTATTAGCAAAGCGGCAACAAAATTAGCAGATAAAAATGTTTATACTCATTTTATGCCTTATAAAAATACACCTGGGCATCCATCTATAAAAGAGCAAGAAGATATGGCTAAAAGTCTTATTACTTTTATTGATAAAAACATAGACTGGTAA